In Stomoxys calcitrans chromosome 2, idStoCalc2.1, whole genome shotgun sequence, the following proteins share a genomic window:
- the LOC106087812 gene encoding uncharacterized protein LOC106087812 translates to MLAIGIFCFIFLANGIANAQNTPASCFQSQSMSFDASQLNGTWWEVARNPAPSGNWDCVEVDFIAEPQNNLLIETTYSNTPSYLWVNQTMYTTVNLNNPTGNGFNISYVNGLTNTSYTVYKLLQTDYENYAFICGYTNASDPTTTFGIVLTRQRYPNATVLNHYETMASNNYADFTNGTMSLITQSPTCYAAGAYGLYEYSIVGTLLALMQALMHFAM, encoded by the exons ATGCTTGCGATCGGCATATTCTGCTTCATATTCTTGGCAAATGGCATCGCAAACGCCCAAAATACTCCAGCATCATGTTTCCAATCTCAGAGCATGTCATTCGATGCATCTCAG TTAAACGGCACCTGGTGGGAAGTGGCTCGTAATCCTGCTCCATCTGGCAATTGGGATTGTGTGGAGGTTGATTTTATCGCAGAGCCACAGAACAATCTTCTTATTGAGACAACTTACTCGAATACACCCAGCTACTTGTGGGTCAATCAGACTATGTACACCACCGTAAATCTGAACAATCCCACTGGCaatggcttcaatatctcctATGTGAATGGTCTTACCAATACCTCCTACACCGTCTACAAGTTGCTGCAAACTGATTATGAAAACTATGCGTTTATTTGCGGCTACACCAATGCCAGTGACCCCACGACAACGTTTGGTATTGTCCTCACTCGCCAACGTTATCCCAATGCTACGGTTCTCAATCATTACGAGAcgatggcttccaacaactatgctgattTTACCAATGGCACAATGTCCCTGATAACACAATCCCCCAC GTGCTATGCAGCCGGAGCCTATGGCCTTTACGAATATTCCATTGTGGGCACACTTCTTGCTCTGATGCAAGCCCTCATGCATTTTGCCATGTGA